The sequence below is a genomic window from Micromonospora aurantiaca ATCC 27029.
TGCACCGCAACGTGTTCCGCAACAAGCGGGTCGGGGGGAATCCGCACGGCGCCGTCTCGCTCGCCACCGGCAACTCGCCGAACTACGTGGCCACGAACGTGTCGTACCGGCTGGACCTGCGCGGGCCCAGCATGACCGTGCACACCGCCTGCTCCACCTCGCTGGTGGCGTTCCACCTGGCCTGCGAGGCGCTGCGCAACGGCGAGTGCGACATGGCCCTGGCCGGCGGCGTCAACATCGAGCTGCCGCACGTCGGCTACCTCGGCATGGACGGCTTCACCTCGCCGGACGGGCGGTGCCGGCCGTTCGACGCCGGAGCGAACGGCACGGTGTGGGGCAGCGGCGTCGGCGTGACGCTGCTCAAGCGGCTCTCCGACGCGATCGCCGACGGCGACACCATCCGCGCGGTCGTGCTCGGCAACGCGATCAACAACGACGGCGCCGGGAAGGTCGGCTTCACCGCCCCCAGCATCGACGGGCAGATGGAGGCCGTCGCCCAGGCCGTCGAGCTGGCCGGCGTCGACCCGCGCAGCATCAGCTATGTGGAGGCGCACGGCACCGGCACCGCGCTCGGCGACCCGATCGAGGTCGCCGCGCTGTCCGCCGTCTACACCAAGGACACCGACGAGCGCGGCTGGTGCGGCATCGGCTCGGTGAAGTCGAACATCGGCCACCTCAGCCAGCCCTCCGGCATCGTCAGCGTGATCAAGACGGTGCTGGCGATGGAGCACGGGCTGATCCCGCCGACCATCAACTACGAGACGCCGAACCCGGCCATCGACTTCGCCGACACCCCGTTCTACGTGGCAAACACGCTGACCAAGTGGGACACCGACGGCGGACCGCGCCGGGCCGGCGTCAGCTCCTTCGGCATCGGCGGCACCAACGCCCACGTGGTGCTGGAGGAGGCCCCGGCCGCGGGGCGGCACGAGCCGTCCGCCCGCCCGGCGCACCTGCTCCAGGTGTCGGCGAAGACGCCGACCGCGTTGGACACCGCCGTGCGGCGGCTCGCCGACCACCTGGAGAGCGGCAGCGACGTGGCGCTCGCCGACGTGGCGCACACGCTGCGCGTCGGCCGCCAGGTGTACGCCCACCGCGCCGCTGTGGTCGCCGGTGACCCGGCGTCCGCCGCCGCCGCGCTGCGCGAGCGGCGCAAGGGCCACCGGGGCGTCGCCGACGGCCCCGCGCCCCGGGTGGCGTTCCTGTTCAGCGGCCAGGGCTCGCAGTACGCCGGGATGGGCGCCGAACTGTACGGGCAGGACAGCGCGTACGCCGCCGCCGTCGACGAGTGCGCCGAACTGCTCCGCCCCGAGCTGGGCCTGGACATCCGCGACCTGATCCTCGGCCGCGACCCGGAGGCGGCGGACAAGCTCACCGAGACCCGCTACACCCAGCCCGCCCTGTTCACAGTCGAGTACGCCCTCGCCGCCGCCTGGCGGGCCGCCGGTGTGACCCCGGCCGCGATGATCGGCCACTCCATCGGCGAGTACGTCGCCGCGACGGTCGCCGGGGTGCTCGACCTCGCCGACGCGCTGCGCGTGGTGGCCGCCCGGGGCCGCCTCATGCACTCCCTGCCCGCCGGCTCGATGCTGGCGGTCACGCTCGACGAGTCGGAGGTGACCGGCAAGCTGCCCGAGGGCCTGTCGGTGGCCACGGTCAACGGCCCCGGCACCTGTGTGGTCGCCGGTGAGACGGCGCTCGTGGAGGAGTTCGCGGCGAGCCTCGGCGGCAAGAACAAGTCGAAGCTGCTGCGCACCTCGCACGCGTTCCACTCGCCGATGACGGACCCGATCCTGGACGAGTTCACCGCGCTGATGGCCACAGTGCCGCTGCGCGCCCCGGCGGTGCCGTTCGTCTCGAACGTGACAGGCACCTGGATCACCGAGGCGCAGGCCACCGACCCGGCGTACTGGGCCGCGCACCTGCGCCGCCCGGTCCGCTTCGGCGCGTGCGTGGCCACGCTGCTCGCCGAGGGCACCTGGGCGCTCGTCGAGTGCGGCCCCGGCCGGCAGCTGGCCAACCTGGCCCGGATGCAGGTCGCCAAGGCCGGCGAGGCGCAGCGTGCGCTGACCCCGCTGGGCAGCCTGCCCGGCCCCGGCGAGCAGACCGGTGACGTGGCCGCGCTGCTCGGCACGGCCGGCGCGCTGTGGTGCGCCGGGGTGCCGGTGAGCCTCCCGGCCGACCCGCACGCGCGGCGGGTGCCGCTGCCCACGTACCCGTTCGAGCGGCGCCGCTACTGGATCGACCCGGACCCGGAGCAGGAGGTCGCCGCGGCGCCCGCCGAGACCGGCCCCCGCCCGCTGCCGGAGTGGTTCGCGGTGCCGGCCTGGCGGCAGGCACCGCCGGTCCGCACGGCCGAGCCGCTGGGACGCTGCCTGGTGCTGGCCGACGGCCCGCGCGGCGAGGCGCTCGTGGCCGCGTTGCGCGCCGCCGGTGACGACCCGGTCGAGGTACGCGCCGGCGAGGCGTTCACCGCCACCGCGAACGGCTTCCGGCTGCGCCCCGGCGTACGCGCCGACGCCGAGGAACTGGTCGCCGCGCTCGGCGCCGACCTGCCCCGGCGGATCGTGCACGCGTTCGCGCTCGACGGCGAGCCGGCCGGCACCGACCCGGCGGCCGCCTGGGCGGCGCAGGAGCGCGGCTTCTTCGGCGCGCTGCACCTGGTGCAGGCCCTGGCCGGTGCCGGTGTCACGGCCGACGAGGCGGGCGTCCGCCTGGACCTGGTCACCGCCGGCATCGGCGACGTACGCGGCGACGACCTGACCCGCCCGGAGCACGCCACGCTGGCCGGCCTGGCCCGGGTGCTCCCGGCCGAGCTGCCCGGCCTGACCGTGCGGCTGCTCGACACCGACCCGGCCGCGCGCGGCGTGGCCGCCCTGGTGGCCGAGCTGCGCAGCCCGGTCGACGCCGAGCACCCGGAGGTGGCGCTGCGCGGCGACCGCCGCTGGCTGGCCGGCTACGAGCAGGTCACAGTTGCCGCCGAGGACGAGCCGGGCGTGCTGCGCGAGGAGGGCCGGTACCTGATCACCGGCGGTCTCGGCGGCATCGGCGTCACCCTCGCCGAGGACTTCGCCCGCCGGGTCCGCGCCAAGCTGGTCCTGCTGGCCCGTTCCGGGCTGCCCGAGCGGGACGAGTGGGACGCGCACCTCGCGGTGCACGGCGGCGCCGACCGGGCCGGGCGGGCCATCGCGGCGATCCGCCGGATGGAGGCCGCGGGCGCCGAGGTGCTGGTGCTCGCCGCCGACGTCACCGACGCCGACGACCTGCGCCGGGTCCGCGACGAGGCGGAGCGCCGGTTCGGCGGGCTGGACGGCATCGTGCACGCCGCCGGTCTGCCCGGCGGTGGCATGGCCGAGGTGAAGGACCGCGACGAGGCGCGGCGCGTGCTGGCCCCGAAGCTGGCCGGCACCCTGGCGCTGGCCCGGGTCTTCGGCGACCTGCCGCTGGACTTCGTCGTGCTCTGCTCCTCGATCACCGCGGTGATCGGCGGGTTCGGCC
It includes:
- a CDS encoding type I polyketide synthase, with the protein product MQNDIPADDGVEPIAIVGLAARLPGAADVDEFWRNLVDGVESTTELTREEQLARGAQPQEVDDPGWVNRAPLVDGYDQFDAGLFGMTAREAEITDPQHRLFLETCYTALQDAGYDPGRYDGAVGVYAGTGGNTYLHRNVFRNKRVGGNPHGAVSLATGNSPNYVATNVSYRLDLRGPSMTVHTACSTSLVAFHLACEALRNGECDMALAGGVNIELPHVGYLGMDGFTSPDGRCRPFDAGANGTVWGSGVGVTLLKRLSDAIADGDTIRAVVLGNAINNDGAGKVGFTAPSIDGQMEAVAQAVELAGVDPRSISYVEAHGTGTALGDPIEVAALSAVYTKDTDERGWCGIGSVKSNIGHLSQPSGIVSVIKTVLAMEHGLIPPTINYETPNPAIDFADTPFYVANTLTKWDTDGGPRRAGVSSFGIGGTNAHVVLEEAPAAGRHEPSARPAHLLQVSAKTPTALDTAVRRLADHLESGSDVALADVAHTLRVGRQVYAHRAAVVAGDPASAAAALRERRKGHRGVADGPAPRVAFLFSGQGSQYAGMGAELYGQDSAYAAAVDECAELLRPELGLDIRDLILGRDPEAADKLTETRYTQPALFTVEYALAAAWRAAGVTPAAMIGHSIGEYVAATVAGVLDLADALRVVAARGRLMHSLPAGSMLAVTLDESEVTGKLPEGLSVATVNGPGTCVVAGETALVEEFAASLGGKNKSKLLRTSHAFHSPMTDPILDEFTALMATVPLRAPAVPFVSNVTGTWITEAQATDPAYWAAHLRRPVRFGACVATLLAEGTWALVECGPGRQLANLARMQVAKAGEAQRALTPLGSLPGPGEQTGDVAALLGTAGALWCAGVPVSLPADPHARRVPLPTYPFERRRYWIDPDPEQEVAAAPAETGPRPLPEWFAVPAWRQAPPVRTAEPLGRCLVLADGPRGEALVAALRAAGDDPVEVRAGEAFTATANGFRLRPGVRADAEELVAALGADLPRRIVHAFALDGEPAGTDPAAAWAAQERGFFGALHLVQALAGAGVTADEAGVRLDLVTAGIGDVRGDDLTRPEHATLAGLARVLPAELPGLTVRLLDTDPAARGVAALVAELRSPVDAEHPEVALRGDRRWLAGYEQVTVAAEDEPGVLREEGRYLITGGLGGIGVTLAEDFARRVRAKLVLLARSGLPERDEWDAHLAVHGGADRAGRAIAAIRRMEAAGAEVLVLAADVTDADDLRRVRDEAERRFGGLDGIVHAAGLPGGGMAEVKDRDEARRVLAPKLAGTLALARVFGDLPLDFVVLCSSITAVIGGFGQVDYCAANNFLDAFARSGTGFRAPVVSQNWGGWAEVGMAVETAAPAAFRAAGRDTVTTAVAHPVLTTMVAGPDGTVLHGLVSADTHWLLDEHRIGGVPVVPGTAHLESVRAAVVAALPAPGPDAAVELRDVVFLEPFSVPDGTVAQYRVELTPAEDGTDFAVASLAAGQARTHVRGTAGWTTDAAPPAAVPAVNGRRVDDDASFGRGRTSMLTFGPRWAALAEHHLADGEELARVQAPAAAVGDLPSWGMHPALLDVATAFGRGQGSGTYLPLSYGRIVVRGALPGTFHSHLRHRPAATDEVVAADLSLRDPDGRELVAISDFVLRRVDQEAVTGNLTEAPAADADAAAPVTEDIRPVDGAEAFRRSLAAGLGAQVVITTRTVADIRRRAARVTTDSLAEETDAPAGPAGVTGGGSAAPGTELEKTIAQVWRDGLGVTDVGVDDDFFALGGNSLVAVQLIAAMRKATGVRLPMRSLFETPTVAGLAARIEELRAEAPADAPAAPAAIPAIPRLPRG